One Micromonospora craniellae genomic region harbors:
- a CDS encoding IS982 family transposase, whose protein sequence is MTQDLDTLLTALYVKIDDSIRTPRWRGRPPLLTDSELVCLAVAQVLLGARSEAHWIRYARIHLRPWFPYLPQRPGYNKRLRAALPLIKKVIRDLARDSDFWFDHHWIVDSTPIPCGMSRPTAQRSDLAGWAGYGYCASHSRFFWGLRLYLVCTPTGMPILWALANPKIGEREVLAAMLDVEAGVVAEHDRILLISDKGFASKPFERQLAEQGIELLRPSRKKEKARYGEPMLKKVRQLIESVNDTLKGQLDLEQHGGRTFDGVAVRVAQRLLAMTAAIWHNNKTGAPVTRSLIAYDH, encoded by the coding sequence CGCACTGTACGTGAAGATCGACGACAGCATCCGCACCCCCCGGTGGCGGGGACGGCCGCCGCTACTGACCGACTCCGAACTGGTATGCCTCGCGGTGGCGCAGGTCCTGCTCGGTGCCCGCTCTGAGGCGCACTGGATCCGCTACGCCCGTATCCACCTGCGCCCCTGGTTTCCCTACCTGCCGCAGCGGCCGGGCTACAACAAACGGCTCCGCGCTGCCCTGCCGCTGATCAAAAAGGTCATCCGGGACCTGGCCCGCGACAGTGACTTCTGGTTCGACCACCACTGGATCGTCGACTCCACCCCCATCCCGTGCGGCATGTCCCGCCCCACCGCCCAGCGCTCAGACCTCGCCGGCTGGGCCGGATACGGCTACTGCGCCTCCCATTCCCGCTTCTTCTGGGGACTCCGGCTCTACCTGGTCTGCACCCCGACCGGGATGCCGATCCTGTGGGCCCTCGCGAACCCGAAGATCGGCGAGCGAGAGGTCCTCGCCGCGATGCTGGACGTCGAGGCCGGCGTGGTGGCAGAGCACGACAGGATCCTGCTGATCAGCGACAAGGGATTCGCCTCCAAGCCATTCGAGCGGCAGTTGGCCGAGCAGGGCATCGAACTGCTGCGCCCGTCCCGCAAGAAGGAGAAGGCCCGCTACGGCGAGCCGATGCTCAAGAAGGTCCGCCAGTTGATCGAGTCGGTCAACGACACCCTCAAAGGCCAGCTTGACCTGGAACAACACGGCGGACGAACCTTCGACGGTGTGGCCGTCCGGGTCGCCCAACGCCTCCTCGCCATGACCGCGGCGATCTGGCACAACAACAAGACCGGCGCACCCGTCACCCGGTCACTGATCGCCTACGACCACTGA
- a CDS encoding AfsR/SARP family transcriptional regulator — MPVTVFRVLGPLDCQTHDTTIRINGAKNQTVLGMLLLADGTPVALSRLVDVVWSAAAPSTASKQIRNAVSHLRHLLVGTGVTISAIGDGYLLDELFRIAVSGRRRSVTG, encoded by the coding sequence GTGCCGGTTACGGTGTTTCGTGTTCTCGGACCGCTCGATTGTCAGACGCACGATACGACGATCCGTATCAACGGCGCGAAGAACCAGACCGTACTAGGCATGCTCCTGCTGGCCGACGGCACGCCGGTGGCGCTTTCCCGACTCGTCGACGTGGTGTGGAGCGCAGCCGCGCCGTCGACCGCGTCCAAGCAGATCCGCAACGCGGTGTCACATCTGCGTCACCTCTTGGTTGGCACCGGGGTGACGATCAGTGCGATCGGCGACGGCTACCTGCTAGACGAGTTGTTCCGAATTGCGGTCAGTGGTCGTAGGCGATCAGTGACCGGGTGA
- a CDS encoding transposase, with translation MRFAADFTVGFSNNIAEQAVRMVKSKTRVGGGFRTLTGAQTFLSIRGYVSTIRKNGHRAATELRNALLGDPWMPPTTA, from the coding sequence GTGCGGTTCGCCGCCGACTTCACCGTCGGCTTCTCGAACAACATCGCCGAACAAGCCGTCCGGATGGTCAAGTCCAAGACCCGGGTCGGCGGCGGCTTCCGCACGCTCACCGGTGCCCAGACCTTCCTGTCCATCCGCGGCTACGTTTCCACCATCCGCAAGAACGGTCACCGCGCAGCCACCGAACTCCGCAACGCCCTGCTCGGCGACCCATGGATGCCACCAACTACCGCGTGA
- a CDS encoding class I tRNA ligase family protein: MTSKVLTIGALANDLHERRVEAVTAACERLGVLFDFAKPAPAPASAPATSATGLLRALASAGRLAVSTDDEHAGPWTVAYTPSPKALAAVAKGSTSSWGARLDAKQQKALRRAPGAVFRLPFADPVTGATSGDALATFTTDWSPFTAACAVAVHPDHEALAGTELRRRPYFSGRFVRHPLHGDLLPVWVADWVKPEFGTGAVIVNPAHSAADLEFALTTGLPVRFGLGPHEPGADPASWLTPPIIRTGQVIRAGRHDGRSHEEAFDAYLSDLLESGHADRAESFSLGRVPLAVFTADSAGDLHWSPALRARSLIERDAKVPMVSASMQGTSLLVAAAEFAAGAPVIVCSTDAVGTDLLWLRLLMLDLDVHRPPALVVPVARVGSAQTVDPQWMDGSLLVSGPPHETVSVKAQMGEQIGRIAKDHAAAVAGSVESDDTPSQSQVAGQVAAALAAADFAAAFKAVGPTAKTIRRGGTIDESERAAFLIALFVVLGLPLPEGVSVDRLQVAITS, encoded by the coding sequence GTGACTAGCAAGGTCCTGACAATCGGTGCACTGGCGAATGACCTCCACGAGCGGCGGGTCGAGGCGGTGACCGCCGCCTGTGAACGACTCGGTGTGCTCTTCGACTTCGCGAAACCGGCACCGGCACCGGCATCGGCACCGGCGACGTCCGCTACGGGCCTGCTGAGGGCCCTGGCGTCTGCGGGAAGGCTTGCGGTGAGCACGGATGACGAGCATGCAGGGCCCTGGACGGTGGCCTATACGCCCTCGCCGAAGGCGCTCGCGGCGGTGGCCAAGGGGTCGACGTCGTCCTGGGGTGCGCGGCTGGACGCCAAGCAACAGAAGGCGTTGCGTCGGGCACCGGGAGCGGTCTTCCGGCTGCCCTTCGCCGACCCCGTGACCGGTGCGACGAGCGGCGACGCGTTGGCCACCTTCACCACCGACTGGTCGCCGTTCACCGCGGCCTGCGCGGTGGCAGTTCATCCAGATCACGAGGCGCTCGCGGGAACCGAGCTGCGGCGGCGTCCCTATTTCAGTGGCCGCTTCGTGCGGCATCCACTGCATGGCGATCTGCTGCCCGTGTGGGTCGCGGACTGGGTCAAGCCCGAGTTCGGCACCGGGGCGGTCATCGTCAACCCGGCGCACTCGGCGGCCGATCTGGAGTTCGCGCTGACCACCGGGCTACCGGTCCGGTTTGGCCTCGGGCCGCACGAGCCCGGTGCCGACCCAGCCAGTTGGCTGACGCCGCCGATTATCAGGACCGGGCAGGTGATACGGGCAGGTCGGCACGATGGCCGAAGCCACGAGGAGGCGTTCGACGCCTACCTGAGCGACCTGCTGGAGTCCGGGCATGCCGACCGCGCCGAGTCCTTTTCGCTCGGCCGGGTGCCGCTCGCCGTGTTCACCGCAGATTCTGCGGGTGACCTCCACTGGTCGCCCGCTCTGAGAGCGCGCAGCCTGATCGAGAGGGACGCGAAGGTTCCGATGGTGTCAGCGTCGATGCAGGGAACCTCGTTGCTCGTCGCGGCAGCGGAGTTCGCGGCAGGTGCACCGGTGATCGTCTGTTCCACGGACGCGGTCGGAACCGACCTGTTGTGGCTGCGTCTGCTGATGCTCGACCTCGACGTCCACCGCCCGCCGGCGCTGGTGGTGCCAGTGGCCCGCGTCGGGTCCGCACAGACCGTCGACCCGCAGTGGATGGACGGTTCGCTGCTCGTCTCAGGCCCGCCTCACGAAACGGTTTCGGTGAAGGCCCAGATGGGCGAGCAGATCGGCAGGATCGCGAAGGACCATGCGGCGGCGGTGGCCGGCTCCGTGGAATCGGATGACACGCCGTCTCAGTCTCAGGTGGCTGGACAGGTCGCCGCGGCGCTCGCCGCCGCCGACTTCGCGGCCGCTTTCAAAGCAGTCGGACCAACCGCGAAGACCATCCGGCGGGGAGGCACGATCGACGAATCCGAGCGCGCCGCCTTCCTGATCGCGCTGTTCGTGGTCCTGGGACTTCCGTTGCCTGAGGGCGTGTCCGTAGACAGGTTGCAGGTGGCCATCACGAGCTGA
- a CDS encoding transposase family protein yields the protein MIDVPRELVQYLGRLLAAERRARGTRRDTRALTCFHQALLVLIWFRKAEDLTLLAAGFGISRATAYRYRDEGVAVLAAQATDLHTALRRAAADGWSHVILDGKLFDCDRLTETTLSVKGETIDAWYSGKHRDFGANIQAVMRPDGLPIWTSAAMPGHLHDTSCARELGVTAALNWSAAELDLPALADSGYESTGHGIKTPIKQPTDGSRLAPDNRAYNRLLRGLRWQGERGFAILIGRWKTLRHTNISPRRIGDIVAAALHLTHFEYKYLSESC from the coding sequence ATGATCGATGTCCCCAGGGAACTCGTGCAGTACCTCGGCCGGCTGCTGGCCGCCGAACGCCGAGCCCGCGGAACCCGGCGTGACACCCGCGCCCTGACCTGCTTCCACCAGGCACTTCTCGTGCTCATCTGGTTCCGCAAAGCCGAGGACCTGACCCTGCTGGCCGCCGGATTCGGGATCTCCCGGGCCACCGCCTACCGCTACCGCGACGAGGGCGTAGCCGTACTCGCCGCCCAGGCGACCGACCTGCACACCGCTCTGCGTCGGGCCGCCGCCGACGGCTGGTCCCACGTGATCCTCGACGGCAAACTGTTCGACTGCGACCGGCTCACCGAGACCACCCTGTCCGTCAAGGGCGAGACCATCGACGCCTGGTATTCGGGAAAGCACCGCGACTTCGGCGCGAACATCCAAGCCGTCATGCGCCCGGACGGGCTACCGATCTGGACATCGGCGGCGATGCCCGGGCATCTGCATGACACCAGCTGCGCCCGCGAACTCGGCGTCACCGCCGCCCTGAACTGGTCCGCCGCCGAACTCGACCTGCCCGCCCTGGCCGACTCCGGCTACGAAAGCACAGGCCACGGCATCAAGACCCCGATCAAGCAGCCCACCGACGGCAGCCGCCTCGCGCCCGACAACCGCGCCTACAACCGACTGCTCCGCGGCCTGCGATGGCAAGGCGAACGCGGCTTCGCCATCCTGATCGGACGCTGGAAGACGCTCCGCCACACGAACATCAGCCCACGCCGAATCGGCGACATCGTCGCCGCCGCATTACACCTGACCCACTTCGAATACAAATACCTATCCGAATCTTGTTGA
- a CDS encoding condensation domain-containing protein — MGQEQLWFLEQMAPGLATYNVAVAHRIRGPLDSEALRTALTELVRRHELLRGTVATIDGTPGVRIQLDIAGSGSHGPVVKSCSSTSRASLPCLVAVDR, encoded by the coding sequence GTGGGCCAGGAACAACTGTGGTTCCTCGAACAGATGGCACCAGGGCTGGCCACGTACAACGTTGCGGTGGCCCACCGGATTCGCGGACCGCTGGACAGCGAGGCGCTCAGGACCGCCCTCACCGAACTCGTTCGGCGACACGAGTTGTTGCGCGGTACGGTGGCCACCATCGACGGCACGCCAGGGGTACGTATTCAGCTTGATATTGCCGGTTCCGGTAGCCATGGTCCGGTGGTGAAGAGTTGTTCGAGCACGTCGAGGGCGTCTTTGCCGTGTTTGGTGGCGGTGGACAGGTAG
- the tnpC gene encoding IS66 family transposase — translation MSSVPQVPLSYEDLVAMLVELRERVDRLEAENAELKRRLGMNSSNSSKPPSSDGPGRPARQPGKGSGRRRGKQPGAPGWTLELVADPDEVIEHRPQRCGHPGCGAPLGDGREYGRQRRQVIELPERRSVVVEHQLVAVECGGCGQVSEPVAPGGVSGRVQYGVGVKAAVVYARAVQFLPFARAAALLGDLLGVRVSTGFVHQVVGEAARRLGPFVSRTAALLHVQQVLHADETPARVDGGFKYVHVACTPELTLFHVGGRSKADIDAGKVLPGFTGTLVRDGYAAYRHLADADHAWCGAHLIRDLRGVHESDPAGQQWAEVMAQTLLMAKKMTEQAVTAGRDALSADEISHIRACYAGALAYGRQQNPPDRDGKPSRAGTLVERFTAHRDMILRFTVDLAVPFTNNQAERDLRPVKLQQKISATWRTLQGLADFATLRSYLSTATKHGKDALDVLEQLFTTGPWLPEPAISS, via the coding sequence GTGTCGTCCGTCCCGCAGGTCCCGCTCTCGTACGAGGATCTGGTCGCGATGCTGGTTGAGCTGCGGGAACGGGTTGATCGGTTGGAAGCCGAGAACGCTGAACTGAAACGCCGGTTGGGGATGAACTCCTCGAACTCGTCGAAGCCTCCCTCGTCGGACGGTCCGGGCCGTCCGGCCCGGCAGCCGGGTAAAGGCAGTGGGCGGCGGCGGGGCAAGCAGCCGGGAGCGCCGGGATGGACCCTCGAACTGGTCGCGGATCCGGATGAGGTCATCGAGCACCGGCCACAGCGGTGTGGCCATCCGGGTTGTGGGGCTCCGCTGGGTGATGGGCGTGAGTACGGGCGGCAGCGCCGGCAGGTGATCGAGCTGCCCGAGCGGCGGTCGGTGGTCGTTGAGCACCAACTGGTCGCGGTTGAGTGCGGCGGGTGCGGGCAGGTCAGCGAGCCGGTGGCACCCGGCGGGGTGTCCGGGCGGGTGCAGTACGGCGTCGGTGTCAAGGCCGCCGTCGTCTACGCGCGGGCCGTCCAGTTCCTGCCCTTCGCCCGGGCCGCCGCGCTGTTGGGTGATCTGCTCGGGGTGCGGGTGTCGACCGGGTTCGTGCACCAGGTGGTCGGTGAGGCGGCCCGCAGGCTCGGGCCGTTCGTGTCCCGCACGGCCGCGTTGCTGCACGTCCAGCAGGTGCTGCACGCCGATGAGACCCCGGCAAGGGTCGACGGCGGCTTCAAGTACGTGCACGTGGCCTGCACCCCTGAGCTGACCTTGTTCCACGTCGGCGGCCGCAGCAAGGCCGACATCGACGCCGGGAAGGTCCTGCCCGGGTTCACCGGCACCCTCGTGCGTGACGGCTACGCCGCCTACCGCCACCTGGCCGACGCCGATCACGCCTGGTGCGGAGCACATCTGATCCGCGATCTGCGCGGCGTGCACGAGTCCGACCCGGCCGGCCAGCAGTGGGCCGAGGTGATGGCGCAAACCCTGCTGATGGCCAAGAAGATGACCGAGCAGGCCGTCACCGCGGGCCGGGACGCACTGTCAGCCGACGAGATCAGTCACATCCGTGCCTGTTACGCCGGGGCCCTCGCTTACGGCCGCCAGCAGAACCCGCCCGATCGTGACGGCAAGCCGTCACGAGCCGGCACGCTGGTCGAACGCTTCACCGCCCACCGCGACATGATCCTACGGTTCACCGTCGATCTGGCCGTGCCCTTCACCAACAACCAGGCCGAACGCGATCTCCGCCCGGTCAAACTCCAACAGAAGATCTCCGCGACCTGGCGCACCCTGCAAGGCCTGGCCGACTTCGCCACCCTACGGTCCTACCTGTCCACCGCCACCAAACACGGCAAAGACGCCCTCGACGTGCTCGAACAACTCTTCACCACCGGACCATGGCTACCGGAACCGGCAATATCAAGCTGA
- a CDS encoding non-ribosomal peptide synthetase encodes MAIAAPSDVPLPVTDLADEAPESREATLAKGLREHATMAFDLVSGPLYRFKLFRVGSDEHVMSLAFHHIVTDGWSTSLLLRQLPDAYAAALTGTEPSSTKPADSAHTVRYVEFAAAQRAALDNGDLEEQLQYWQQQLAGAVPLDMPTDRPRPAEPSFTGTSVAADLPADLVKAVRVLVDREGVSPFTVLSAALIVVLSRYSGHDDICLGTAALGRTDPDLEQVVGYFTNMVVLRATLQDDPTFTELVGRLSDTVLDAYDNQDVPFERVVDRLSPHRDPGRNPLFGVCAQFLTEHTAGTVLGLPGMTAEAIEAPSLGARFDLALTFVESPDRLRVFVEYALDIFDGWRINALVRHLTQVLSAACAQPDRPVSELPLLDEAEIRELLAAGTGEMLVHADEPVHVAISRRAREQPDHVAVVHGKDSLTYHELDRRAFEVAAFLRNRGVGDGQVVAVAVERDLDALVTLLGVLKAGAAFAVLDPSHPAGRLEYIIRDTAATVVMTQSRVRDRIPEAGAWSIVEVDKDRQAFAEAGAAAKPWATAGRDSLAYVLYTSGSTGQPKGVLIEHRALQSFIASYRRIFDLQPDDRMLQLAALTFDMSQGEIFAGLTAGASLVLVDKETGLSPAGLATLMRQERVTYICMSPAMLALVDGGSYPDLRKIMAGGEAVPAEMVAKWNLPGRRLINCYGPTEAAVGCTSYECPHEPARGAPPIGKPFTDRRMYVVDKADRLVPRGVPGELLIGGEEGLARGYLNQPELTARAFVEDPFHLGGRVYRSGGFVRWNRHFELEFLGRADGQVKLRGLRIELEEIESSLMSHPDVGVAAVTLRPDRRGEGRLVGYAAPRVGRRLDATELRAHLAERLPEYMIPTAWVFLDELPLTTARKVDRKALPEPVDADPEMDYVAPEGNTETAVARIYAEVLEVDRVSAAVAFFAAGGNSLQAMRVVSRLAKEFGVKLRMRAMFADATVRSIATEVDRLVLAKAAKATEGTVGGR; translated from the coding sequence ATGGCGATCGCAGCGCCATCGGACGTGCCGCTGCCGGTCACCGATCTGGCCGACGAGGCACCCGAATCACGTGAGGCGACCCTCGCAAAAGGCCTGCGGGAACACGCCACAATGGCGTTCGACCTCGTCAGCGGGCCGCTATACCGGTTCAAGCTGTTCCGGGTCGGCTCGGACGAACATGTGATGTCACTCGCCTTCCACCACATCGTCACCGACGGATGGTCGACCAGCCTACTGCTGAGGCAACTTCCGGACGCGTACGCCGCCGCGCTCACCGGCACCGAGCCGAGCTCGACCAAGCCCGCCGACTCGGCCCACACAGTTCGCTATGTCGAGTTCGCGGCCGCGCAACGTGCCGCACTCGACAACGGTGACTTGGAGGAGCAGCTCCAGTACTGGCAACAGCAGTTGGCCGGAGCCGTCCCACTGGACATGCCGACCGATCGGCCACGCCCGGCCGAGCCGAGCTTCACCGGCACCTCTGTGGCCGCCGACCTGCCCGCCGACCTCGTGAAGGCCGTGCGGGTACTGGTCGACCGTGAGGGGGTGTCCCCGTTCACGGTGCTGTCGGCAGCCCTGATCGTCGTGCTCAGCCGATACAGCGGCCACGACGACATCTGCCTGGGCACCGCTGCGCTCGGCCGTACGGACCCTGACCTGGAGCAGGTCGTCGGATACTTCACGAACATGGTGGTGCTTCGCGCCACACTGCAGGACGATCCCACCTTCACCGAGCTCGTCGGCCGGCTCTCCGACACTGTGCTCGACGCGTACGACAACCAGGACGTCCCTTTCGAACGCGTCGTCGACCGCCTCAGCCCACACCGCGACCCAGGACGGAATCCGTTGTTCGGAGTCTGCGCCCAGTTCCTCACCGAGCACACCGCCGGTACCGTTCTGGGACTGCCCGGGATGACTGCGGAAGCGATCGAGGCGCCGTCGCTCGGAGCACGTTTTGACCTGGCACTGACGTTCGTCGAGTCTCCGGACCGCCTGCGCGTGTTCGTCGAGTACGCTCTCGACATCTTCGACGGCTGGCGGATCAACGCCCTGGTTCGTCACCTCACGCAGGTGCTCTCGGCGGCGTGTGCCCAGCCGGACCGGCCGGTGTCGGAACTGCCGCTGCTGGACGAGGCGGAGATCCGGGAGCTGTTGGCGGCCGGCACCGGTGAGATGCTCGTCCACGCCGACGAGCCGGTCCATGTCGCGATCTCCCGTCGGGCTCGGGAACAGCCGGACCACGTCGCCGTGGTCCACGGAAAGGACAGCCTGACGTATCACGAGTTGGACCGCAGGGCGTTCGAGGTCGCCGCCTTCCTGCGCAACCGTGGCGTAGGCGATGGACAAGTCGTCGCCGTGGCGGTGGAGCGCGACCTGGACGCGCTCGTCACGCTACTCGGCGTACTCAAGGCCGGCGCCGCTTTCGCGGTGCTGGATCCCTCGCATCCGGCAGGCCGGCTGGAGTACATCATCAGGGACACCGCGGCGACGGTGGTGATGACACAGAGCCGCGTCCGGGACAGGATTCCGGAGGCGGGAGCATGGTCGATCGTGGAGGTCGACAAGGATCGACAGGCGTTCGCGGAGGCGGGTGCCGCAGCGAAGCCGTGGGCCACGGCAGGCAGGGATTCACTCGCGTACGTCCTCTACACCTCGGGCTCGACCGGCCAGCCCAAGGGCGTACTCATCGAACACCGCGCTCTACAGTCGTTCATCGCCTCGTACCGTCGAATTTTCGATCTTCAGCCCGACGACCGGATGCTCCAGCTCGCGGCGCTGACGTTCGACATGTCGCAGGGAGAGATCTTCGCCGGCCTCACCGCCGGTGCGAGTCTGGTCCTCGTCGACAAGGAGACCGGACTCTCACCCGCCGGGCTCGCCACACTCATGCGTCAGGAGAGGGTCACCTACATCTGCATGTCACCAGCGATGCTGGCGTTGGTTGATGGAGGTTCGTACCCCGACCTGCGAAAGATCATGGCGGGTGGTGAGGCGGTACCAGCCGAGATGGTCGCCAAGTGGAATCTGCCGGGACGCAGACTGATCAACTGCTACGGCCCCACCGAGGCCGCTGTCGGCTGCACGTCCTACGAGTGCCCACACGAGCCAGCTCGCGGTGCGCCGCCGATCGGGAAGCCCTTCACCGACCGTCGCATGTATGTGGTCGACAAGGCGGATCGCCTGGTTCCCCGGGGGGTCCCCGGTGAGCTGCTGATCGGCGGTGAGGAGGGCCTTGCCCGTGGCTACCTGAACCAGCCGGAGCTGACCGCCAGGGCGTTCGTCGAGGATCCGTTCCACCTCGGCGGCAGGGTCTACCGCAGCGGCGGCTTCGTCCGCTGGAACCGGCATTTCGAACTGGAGTTCCTTGGCCGTGCCGACGGTCAGGTGAAGTTGCGTGGCTTGCGAATCGAGTTGGAGGAGATCGAGTCGTCGCTCATGTCCCACCCGGACGTCGGTGTCGCAGCGGTGACGCTGCGCCCGGACCGGCGGGGTGAGGGACGTCTGGTCGGGTACGCCGCTCCCCGCGTCGGGCGACGGCTGGATGCCACCGAACTCCGCGCACACCTCGCCGAACGGCTGCCGGAATACATGATTCCGACGGCCTGGGTGTTTCTCGACGAACTGCCGCTGACCACTGCCCGCAAAGTGGACCGCAAGGCGCTGCCGGAACCGGTCGACGCCGATCCCGAGATGGACTACGTCGCACCGGAGGGCAACACCGAGACGGCTGTGGCGCGGATCTACGCCGAGGTGCTCGAAGTCGACCGGGTGAGCGCGGCGGTGGCGTTCTTCGCGGCCGGAGGGAACTCCCTTCAGGCGATGCGTGTGGTCAGTCGTCTGGCCAAGGAGTTCGGTGTCAAGCTACGGATGCGTGCGATGTTCGCCGACGCCACGGTGCGCTCGATCGCGACCGAAGTGGACCGGTTGGTGCTGGCGAAGGCGGCTAAAGCCACGGAAGGTACCGTCGGTGGACGCTGA
- a CDS encoding thioesterase domain-containing protein, with amino-acid sequence MDADLLVPFSAGGGDASPLYCVHSASGSAYTYLPLAGMLDGRRVVGIEAPGYDSDGLPPTDLCVLAERYVQAVADDCRKPEACLLGWSMGGSIAYAMAWRLRALGIAVPLVVLVDALMHHTETAPASREILTRFAINLVREGRDGRPEERVVTELRAWPVGAPVAQAWELLRRGGLIPEEFDAETLDRRFEVFRRNVHALHGYAPEPGYPGRLLVIDGEDSVRGHQRWADVAQDVRTVTVPGDHFSIWRGAGLAALGEHVSAALREICPVPSRVVRT; translated from the coding sequence GTGGACGCTGACCTGCTGGTGCCGTTCAGCGCGGGCGGGGGCGACGCATCGCCCCTGTACTGCGTGCACTCCGCCTCCGGCTCCGCCTACACCTACCTGCCTCTGGCGGGGATGCTCGACGGTCGGCGCGTCGTCGGCATTGAGGCACCGGGCTACGACAGCGACGGCCTGCCCCCCACCGACCTGTGTGTCCTGGCGGAACGCTACGTCCAAGCGGTGGCTGACGACTGCCGGAAGCCGGAAGCCTGTCTGCTCGGCTGGTCCATGGGCGGATCGATCGCGTACGCGATGGCGTGGCGGCTGCGGGCCTTGGGGATCGCCGTGCCACTCGTCGTGCTCGTTGACGCCCTGATGCATCACACCGAGACGGCACCCGCTTCGCGCGAGATTCTGACCAGGTTCGCCATCAATCTGGTCAGGGAGGGGAGGGACGGACGGCCCGAGGAGCGCGTGGTCACCGAGCTACGCGCATGGCCGGTCGGCGCACCGGTCGCGCAGGCGTGGGAGCTGCTCCGTCGTGGCGGCCTGATTCCGGAGGAGTTCGACGCGGAGACGCTCGATCGCCGGTTCGAGGTATTTCGGCGTAACGTCCACGCGCTGCACGGATACGCGCCCGAGCCCGGATATCCCGGCCGGCTGCTTGTCATCGACGGCGAGGATTCAGTACGCGGTCACCAGCGGTGGGCGGATGTGGCGCAGGACGTGCGTACCGTGACGGTACCCGGGGACCACTTCTCGATCTGGCGGGGGGCGGGCCTGGCGGCGCTGGGCGAGCACGTCAGCGCCGCGCTGAGGGAGATCTGTCCCGTGCCGTCCCGGGTGGTGCGAACATGA
- a CDS encoding MFS transporter, which translates to MTTRNDVRSGDVVARKSLWHHKDFLRFWSGETFSLFGAQITILALPLTAVLTLDAGPEQLGILRFLQMVPYLLFGPLLGVWVDRYRRRTAMIGANVVRMVLIGMVPVLAGLGHLNMPLLLMITFCVGLAAVLFDISWMSFIPTLIRDPEHLVDANSKLAATSATADAAGPGVAGSLVSLLTAPVAMAANAATYLGSVISLLLIRTEETPPPATAKRRVRTELSQGLRFVAGDRLLRWIALVGGMANFFISATVPMFILFAVRDQEIPSSALGLIFSLGACGGIIGGVLCRRLITRLRLGPVYAGGLCVAFIPTVLLPAATGTSLVLGILYTIAWFLGSLGLTIVNIVIMSVRQNITPPSLLGRMNAAVRAVMFGLGALGGLVAGLVAAEAGVREALWISTGGSMVFVLCGVALSPLTRLRTMPETAKNPA; encoded by the coding sequence ATGACCACCCGGAACGACGTGCGATCGGGCGATGTCGTGGCCAGGAAGAGCCTGTGGCACCACAAGGACTTTCTGAGGTTCTGGTCCGGCGAGACGTTCTCGCTGTTCGGTGCGCAGATCACAATTCTGGCTCTGCCGTTGACCGCGGTGCTCACCCTCGACGCCGGACCCGAACAACTCGGCATCCTGCGGTTCCTGCAGATGGTGCCGTACCTGCTGTTCGGACCGCTACTCGGGGTATGGGTCGACCGCTACCGGCGCCGTACGGCGATGATCGGGGCGAACGTCGTCCGCATGGTGCTGATCGGGATGGTGCCGGTCCTGGCCGGACTCGGTCACCTGAACATGCCCCTACTTCTCATGATCACGTTTTGCGTCGGACTGGCTGCGGTGCTTTTCGACATTAGCTGGATGTCGTTCATTCCCACGCTGATCCGTGATCCTGAGCATCTCGTTGACGCCAACTCCAAGCTCGCCGCCACGTCCGCCACCGCCGACGCGGCCGGGCCCGGCGTAGCCGGATCGCTGGTGAGCCTGCTGACAGCACCTGTCGCGATGGCGGCGAACGCGGCGACATACCTCGGCTCGGTCATCTCGCTCCTGCTCATCCGCACAGAAGAGACGCCGCCCCCGGCCACGGCGAAGCGGCGGGTCCGTACCGAGTTGTCCCAGGGACTCAGGTTCGTCGCCGGTGACCGCCTGCTGCGGTGGATCGCACTGGTCGGTGGCATGGCCAACTTCTTCATCTCCGCCACGGTGCCGATGTTCATTCTGTTCGCGGTACGCGACCAGGAGATTCCGTCCTCGGCGCTCGGCTTGATCTTCTCGCTCGGAGCGTGCGGCGGAATCATCGGTGGAGTCCTCTGCCGTCGGCTGATCACACGACTGCGCCTCGGTCCCGTCTACGCCGGCGGACTGTGCGTCGCCTTCATCCCCACGGTGCTGCTGCCGGCGGCCACCGGAACCTCCCTCGTGCTGGGCATCCTGTACACGATCGCGTGGTTCCTCGGTTCGCTCGGACTGACGATCGTCAACATCGTGATCATGAGTGTGCGACAGAACATCACGCCCCCGTCCCTGCTGGGCCGAATGAACGCCGCGGTACGCGCAGTGATGTTCGGGCTCGGCGCGCTCGGCGGCCTGGTCGCTGGACTCGTCGCGGCAGAAGCCGGGGTGCGAGAGGCATTGTGGATCTCGACCGGCGGATCGATGGTGTTCGTACTGTGCGGGGTCGCTCTGTCCCCGCTCACCCGACTACGCACGATGCCGGAGACCGCAAAGAATCCCGCCTGA